From the genome of Geminocystis herdmanii PCC 6308, one region includes:
- a CDS encoding XisI protein — protein MVDLKKYKQIVQDLLKEIYTRDSFGNNNQIESQLIFDIENNHYLLVDVGWQEKQYIYGTIIHIDIKGDKIWIQQNNTEINLAEYLQKKGVNKENIVIGLHSPFMRQFSGYAVN, from the coding sequence ATGGTTGATTTAAAAAAATATAAGCAAATTGTTCAAGATTTATTAAAAGAAATTTATACTCGTGATAGCTTTGGAAATAATAATCAAATTGAGTCTCAACTTATTTTTGACATTGAAAATAATCATTATCTTTTAGTTGATGTGGGTTGGCAGGAAAAACAATATATTTATGGAACTATTATTCACATAGATATTAAAGGTGATAAAATTTGGATACAGCAAAATAATACCGAAATTAATCTAGCTGAATATTTGCAAAAAAAAGGTGTTAATAAAGAGAATATTGTGATTGGTTTACATTCTCCTTTTATGCGTCAATTTTCGGGATATGCAGTCAATTAA
- a CDS encoding DUF7734 family protein: MNINIQVLETYSQQHPQEVLIVTAKDNDEEVEIMIFKGFSSNLSGSTAFDPDLPILSPNAQIIKLDRAYSPYNPSNPQYIQKGLTPAEFLENTP; the protein is encoded by the coding sequence GTGAATATTAACATTCAAGTATTAGAGACTTATAGTCAACAACACCCTCAAGAGGTTTTAATTGTCACCGCTAAGGATAATGATGAGGAGGTGGAAATTATGATTTTTAAGGGTTTTTCCAGTAATTTAAGCGGAAGTACTGCATTTGATCCAGATTTGCCTATTTTATCCCCTAATGCACAAATTATTAAGCTCGATCGAGCTTATAGTCCTTATAATCCTAGTAACCCTCAATACATTCAAAAGGGCTTAACTCCAGCTGAATTTCTCGAAAACACTCCATAA
- a CDS encoding HEAT repeat domain-containing protein gives MIETTINPVTPLIEAVETADSAPKLFQAVTQLAHARSIEAIPTLIKVLGYNNPGAAVAATEGLISLGEVVIEPLLSSLDEYNYGARAWAIRVFAGVGDIRALDLLIKASVNDFSLSVRRAAAKGLGSLQWHQLPSENVIPTQTQILDILFTTVKDGEWVVRYASIVSLENLYFAIDSSHENLLNKITDKLTEIIEKDAEIAIQNRGKLALKKIYNK, from the coding sequence ATGATAGAAACAACTATTAATCCCGTTACTCCACTCATCGAAGCCGTTGAAACCGCCGATTCTGCTCCCAAATTATTTCAAGCGGTCACTCAATTAGCACACGCTCGATCGATCGAAGCCATACCAACTCTCATCAAAGTCTTAGGTTATAATAACCCCGGTGCTGCCGTTGCCGCTACAGAAGGCTTAATTTCTCTTGGAGAAGTGGTTATCGAACCTTTGCTCAGTAGTCTTGATGAATATAATTATGGAGCAAGGGCTTGGGCGATAAGAGTTTTTGCAGGAGTGGGAGATATTCGCGCCTTAGATTTACTGATAAAAGCCTCTGTTAATGACTTCTCTTTGAGTGTCAGACGGGCAGCCGCTAAAGGATTGGGTAGTTTACAATGGCATCAATTACCCTCAGAAAATGTTATCCCTACTCAAACTCAAATTTTAGATATTCTTTTTACTACGGTTAAGGATGGTGAATGGGTAGTGCGTTACGCTTCCATTGTTTCCCTCGAAAATTTATATTTTGCCATTGATTCTTCCCATGAAAATTTACTTAATAAAATAACGGATAAATTGACGGAAATTATAGAAAAAGATGCAGAAATAGCTATCCAAAATCGTGGTAAACTAGCATTGAAAAAAATTTATAATAAATAA
- a CDS encoding element excision factor XisH family protein: MTAKDIFHDAVSQGLKKEGWTITNDPLSLKFGDTRIYIDLGAEKILTADKGEEKIAVEIKTFIGDSVLFNFHVAIGQFINYQIALENKEPNRILYLAIPQEIYNTFFQSLLAQSVIQKYQIPLIIYEPESEVILQWLI; the protein is encoded by the coding sequence ATGACAGCTAAAGATATTTTTCATGATGCCGTTAGTCAAGGGCTAAAAAAAGAAGGTTGGACAATTACAAATGATCCACTTAGTTTAAAATTTGGGGATACTCGTATCTATATTGACTTAGGTGCTGAAAAAATATTAACTGCGGATAAAGGAGAAGAAAAAATTGCCGTAGAAATTAAAACTTTTATCGGTGATTCTGTCTTATTTAACTTTCATGTTGCTATTGGACAATTTATCAATTATCAGATAGCCTTAGAAAATAAAGAGCCTAATCGTATTCTTTATTTAGCTATTCCCCAAGAGATTTATAATACATTTTTTCAATCTCTATTAGCACAATCTGTGATTCAAAAATATCAAATTCCACTCATTATTTATGAGCCTGAAAGTGAGGTAATTTTACAATGGTTGATTTAA
- a CDS encoding B12-binding domain-containing radical SAM protein, with protein MNVFAHEKLLFTPVQKNLNPIPLIFAFPNEYTVGITSLGYQLVWANFSLRNDVEVSRLFTDIHESLPRNPELVGFSFSWELDYVNILNLLEFLNIPIYSKDRNENHPLIFGGGSVFTANPEPFADFFDIILLGDGENLLDNFINSYQEVRQYNRQEKLTHLAKTEGIYIPSLYHINYQEKDGNIESIKPINNDIPHSVEKQTYRGNILSASTVVTEKSAWENIYMVEVVRSCPEMCRFCLASYLTLPFRTASLEDSLIPAIERGLKVTNRLGLLGASVTQHPQFDTLIDYLSQSQFDDIRVSIASVRTNTVTEKLAEFLKKRDTRSITIAIESGSAKIRQLINKKLENEEIIQAGVNAQAGGLKAIKFYGMVGLPQEDLSDIDATIDMMAQVKKVAPKLKVTLGCSTFVPKSHTPFQWFGVNADSKKRLQYLEKNLRKIGVDFRPESYSWSVIQALISRGDRRLSKLLELTRNYGDSLGSYKRAFKELKGEIPPLEYYVHDQWEFDRILPWQHLKTALTQETLIKHLKEMEN; from the coding sequence ATGAATGTTTTTGCCCACGAAAAATTATTATTTACCCCTGTACAAAAAAACTTAAATCCGATTCCTTTAATTTTTGCTTTTCCTAATGAATATACAGTGGGAATAACCAGTTTAGGTTATCAATTAGTTTGGGCGAATTTTTCTTTAAGAAATGATGTGGAAGTGAGTCGTTTATTTACGGATATTCATGAGAGTTTACCGAGAAATCCTGAGTTAGTGGGTTTCTCTTTTTCTTGGGAATTAGACTATGTTAATATCCTCAACTTATTAGAATTTTTAAACATTCCTATTTATAGTAAAGATAGAAACGAAAATCATCCTTTAATTTTTGGGGGAGGTTCAGTTTTTACCGCTAATCCCGAACCTTTTGCGGATTTTTTTGATATTATTTTGTTAGGAGATGGAGAGAATTTATTAGACAATTTTATTAATAGTTATCAAGAAGTTAGACAATACAATAGACAAGAAAAATTAACTCATTTAGCTAAAACAGAAGGGATTTATATACCAAGTTTATATCATATTAATTATCAAGAAAAAGATGGCAATATAGAGAGTATAAAACCGATAAATAATGATATTCCCCATAGTGTAGAAAAACAAACCTATCGAGGTAATATTTTATCTGCTTCAACGGTAGTAACGGAAAAATCCGCATGGGAAAATATTTATATGGTGGAAGTGGTGAGAAGTTGCCCTGAAATGTGTCGTTTTTGCTTGGCTAGTTACCTTACTTTACCTTTTCGTACCGCCAGTTTAGAAGATTCTTTGATTCCTGCCATTGAAAGAGGCTTAAAAGTCACGAATCGTTTAGGATTATTAGGCGCATCCGTCACCCAACATCCCCAATTTGATACTCTCATTGACTACCTATCTCAATCACAATTTGATGATATAAGAGTAAGTATAGCATCTGTAAGAACTAATACTGTAACAGAAAAACTAGCGGAATTTCTCAAAAAACGAGATACTCGATCGATAACCATTGCGATCGAGAGTGGTTCTGCTAAAATTAGGCAATTAATCAATAAAAAGCTGGAAAATGAGGAAATAATCCAAGCCGGAGTCAACGCCCAAGCAGGAGGGCTAAAGGCGATCAAATTTTATGGTATGGTGGGCTTACCCCAAGAAGATTTATCGGATATTGATGCTACTATCGACATGATGGCACAAGTCAAAAAAGTTGCGCCGAAGCTCAAAGTTACCCTCGGATGCAGTACTTTTGTACCCAAATCTCATACTCCTTTTCAATGGTTTGGGGTGAATGCCGATAGTAAAAAAAGATTGCAATATTTAGAGAAAAATCTGCGGAAAATTGGGGTTGATTTTCGCCCTGAAAGCTATAGTTGGTCTGTAATTCAGGCTTTAATTTCTAGGGGCGATCGAAGGTTAAGTAAGCTCTTAGAATTAACTCGTAATTATGGTGATAGTTTAGGAAGTTATAAACGTGCTTTTAAAGAATTGAAAGGAGAAATCCCCCCTTTAGAATACTATGTACATGATCAATGGGAGTTCGATCGAATTTTACCATGGCAACATCTCAAAACGGCATTAACTCAGGAAACCTTAATCAAACATCTAAAGGAAATGGAGAATTAA
- a CDS encoding class I SAM-dependent methyltransferase has product MNDKKITLENPLLNKIFQIINNSPEQKITFSQYMDLCLFDRTYGYYNSEKNIIGEEGDFYTSASLSSDLGELLAVQLYQFWEILDKPDNFKLVEMGAGNGNLSYNILNFIINNYPDFTTHIEYIIIEKSAILKEKQQKLLTAKFAHIIPITWTDLNSIPDNSITGCCFSNELIDAMPVHLIRFSDNKLEEIYLTEKDNTLVIKYDSISQEKILEYFDIIGIEFNSNFYPKNYQTEVNLEAIEWLKQISDKLKKGYLLSIDYGYTADKYYHPQRSEGTLKCYYQHRHHNNPYVNIGHQDITCHVNFTALEKYGELFGLNTLAYTKQALFLMGLGLGDRLNELSNGKMSLTTILHRRQELHNLINPEGLGNFGVLLQTKNISLTQNKYLLKGFQ; this is encoded by the coding sequence ATGAACGATAAAAAAATAACTTTAGAGAATCCTTTATTAAACAAAATTTTCCAGATAATTAATAATTCTCCTGAGCAAAAAATAACCTTCTCTCAATACATGGATTTGTGTTTGTTCGATCGAACTTATGGTTATTATAACTCAGAAAAAAATATTATTGGTGAAGAAGGAGACTTTTATACATCCGCTTCATTATCCTCTGATTTAGGGGAATTATTAGCCGTTCAACTATATCAATTTTGGGAAATATTAGACAAACCTGATAATTTTAAATTAGTCGAAATGGGAGCAGGAAATGGAAACTTATCCTATAATATTTTGAATTTTATTATTAATAATTATCCTGACTTTACTACCCATATTGAGTATATAATTATCGAAAAATCAGCAATTTTAAAAGAAAAACAACAAAAATTATTAACAGCAAAATTTGCTCATATTATCCCCATAACTTGGACAGATTTAAACTCTATTCCTGATAATTCTATAACTGGTTGTTGCTTTAGTAATGAATTAATCGATGCAATGCCTGTTCATTTAATCAGATTTTCAGACAACAAATTAGAGGAAATTTATCTTACAGAAAAAGACAATACTTTAGTCATAAAATATGATTCTATATCCCAAGAAAAAATATTAGAATATTTTGATATAATAGGTATAGAATTTAACTCAAACTTTTATCCTAAAAATTATCAAACAGAAGTAAATTTAGAGGCGATTGAATGGTTAAAACAAATTTCAGATAAACTAAAAAAAGGTTATTTATTATCGATCGATTATGGTTATACTGCCGATAAATATTATCATCCCCAACGCAGTGAAGGAACTTTAAAATGTTATTATCAACATCGTCATCACAATAACCCCTATGTGAATATTGGACATCAAGATATTACTTGTCACGTCAATTTTACTGCCTTAGAAAAATATGGAGAATTGTTTGGTTTAAATACTTTAGCTTATACAAAACAAGCCTTATTTTTGATGGGATTAGGATTGGGCGATCGACTTAATGAATTATCTAATGGTAAAATGTCCTTAACCACAATTTTGCACAGACGACAAGAATTACATAATTTAATCAATCCTGAAGGGTTAGGAAATTTTGGAGTTTTATTACAAACAAAAAATATCTCTTTAACTCAAAATAAATATTTATTAAAAGGTTTCCAATAA
- a CDS encoding type IIG restriction enzyme/methyltransferase, translating to MSNNIKQALNSAFRKIPIAREDIDQFKYNLENLLTITKSKIHESEEYHKNNLRDFFNRTYYQNHHYLNTQNRNDLVIHNGNKDSQIGVIIETKKPENKSEMVSLDKLNVKSLQQVLFYYLQARINDNNINLKHLIVTDIYNWFIFDANLFERLFYHHKPLIKEFNNFQEGRLTSKKQELFYQEIASKYITEKEQELRENCTYFNLHDYENVSEDKLLIPLYKILSPQHLLKLPFANDSNSLNQDFYSELLHIIGLTEVKEKSKKLIQRPSSENRHQGSLLENVIYHLDTYSKLNNLSNLEELGENYQEQLFKVALELVITWVNRILFLKLLEAQLINYNNGDKNYSFLNKEKITNFNDLDTLFFQVLAKKLEERNSNIQAKYHYVPYLNSGLFETTELEDKTLFIANLNNDYQLSLFKHTVLKDNQGRRKTGELNTLTYLFEFLSAYNFSSEGKEEIQEERKSLINASVLGLIFEKINGYQDGSFFTPGFITMYMCRETITKAIITKFNQVKGWRCENIEELKELIEYQKPEARNEANSIINSITICDPAVGSGHFLVSALNEIIALKSSLNIWQDREGKRIKEYSIELENDELIIKDEDGELYNYKPEFANSQRIQESLFHEKKTIIENCLFGVDININSVKICRLRLWIELLKNAYYRQNDPPKSPLKKGTFNDNIPPLEKGTFNNTTPPLKKETLNDTTPPLSRGAGGDQNSSITLTPNPSPTGRGENKTLETLPNIDINIKCGNSLISRFDLKSDLKLALKKHHLTIKDYQQAIKTYHNPKNREEKQEVIRLIKQIKDNFTTVMTGNDPLQQELRKKENELYNLQNQLSLLPESAKEKKAREKQEKDLEKQVNLLTQEIGDKQNNVIYRHGFEWRFEFPEVLNKNGDFIGFDMIIGNPPYGVKLNQNQQAILNEIYSYGTTETAILFIKKGYDILNQWGIQSYIIPKSFTFASNYQNIREDTIKDLTKIVDCGKVWQDVKLEVCIFQLNKNKANNSYDSLKRFGENIEYLTTLDKRIFKKFGFIINGINDQEIQVGLKILNNCQFLNDISTNQRGAMLQKLVSETGDSDVIGGAEVQKYGIQGIKGKINRHLVNDNKAFIKANSILVQNIIAHIMNPIDHIQITASIPENQDLILVDTINQIELKPEIKPEFIWALLHSKLLNWYVYLFVFAKAIRTMHFDNQVTAKIPIPKDINEKKQQPLIKLVTEILGEKRKNPLADTSNLEREIDVLVYKIYGLTEEEINIVSQSVN from the coding sequence ATGTCTAATAATATTAAACAAGCCTTAAACTCCGCCTTTAGAAAAATCCCTATTGCGAGGGAAGATATTGATCAATTTAAGTACAATTTGGAGAATTTGCTCACTATTACTAAGAGCAAAATTCACGAATCAGAAGAATATCATAAAAATAATTTACGAGATTTTTTTAATCGAACTTATTATCAAAACCATCATTATCTTAACACTCAAAATCGAAATGATTTAGTTATTCATAACGGTAATAAAGACAGTCAAATTGGGGTAATTATCGAGACGAAAAAGCCAGAAAATAAAAGCGAAATGGTTAGTCTTGATAAACTTAATGTTAAATCTTTACAGCAGGTACTTTTTTATTATTTACAAGCCCGAATTAATGATAATAACATCAACTTAAAACATTTAATCGTTACTGATATTTATAACTGGTTTATCTTTGATGCTAATTTATTTGAAAGATTATTTTATCACCATAAACCTTTAATTAAAGAATTTAACAACTTTCAAGAAGGCAGATTAACCAGTAAAAAACAAGAGCTTTTTTATCAAGAAATTGCAAGTAAATATATCACAGAAAAAGAGCAGGAATTAAGAGAAAATTGTACTTATTTTAATCTCCATGACTATGAGAATGTATCGGAGGATAAGCTGTTAATTCCTCTTTATAAAATTTTATCTCCTCAGCATTTATTAAAATTACCTTTTGCTAACGATAGCAACAGCTTAAATCAAGATTTTTATAGCGAATTATTACATATAATTGGTTTAACAGAAGTCAAGGAAAAAAGTAAAAAATTAATTCAACGCCCTTCCTCCGAAAATCGTCATCAAGGCTCATTATTAGAAAATGTTATCTATCATTTAGATACTTATAGTAAACTCAATAATTTATCTAACCTTGAGGAATTGGGGGAGAATTATCAGGAACAATTATTTAAGGTTGCTTTAGAATTAGTGATTACTTGGGTTAACCGTATTTTGTTTTTAAAACTATTGGAAGCTCAACTAATTAACTATAACAATGGCGATAAAAACTATAGTTTTCTTAACAAGGAAAAGATTACTAATTTTAATGATTTGGATACTTTATTCTTTCAAGTGTTAGCAAAAAAACTTGAGGAGAGAAACAGCAATATTCAAGCTAAATATCATTATGTACCTTATCTCAATAGTGGTTTATTTGAAACAACAGAATTAGAAGATAAAACTCTTTTTATTGCTAACTTAAACAATGATTATCAACTATCTTTATTTAAGCATACGGTGTTAAAAGATAATCAAGGAAGAAGAAAAACAGGAGAGTTAAATACTTTAACTTATTTATTCGAGTTTTTATCGGCTTATAATTTCAGTAGTGAGGGTAAAGAGGAAATTCAAGAGGAAAGAAAAAGTTTAATTAATGCTTCGGTTTTGGGGTTAATTTTTGAGAAGATTAACGGTTATCAAGATGGCTCATTTTTTACGCCCGGTTTTATTACTATGTATATGTGTCGGGAAACTATAACTAAGGCAATTATTACTAAATTTAATCAGGTTAAAGGGTGGCGTTGTGAAAATATTGAGGAGTTAAAAGAGTTAATAGAATATCAAAAGCCAGAGGCAAGAAATGAAGCTAATTCTATCATTAATAGTATCACTATTTGCGATCCTGCGGTGGGTTCTGGTCATTTTTTAGTGTCGGCTTTAAATGAAATTATTGCTTTAAAAAGTAGCTTAAATATTTGGCAGGATAGGGAAGGAAAACGTATTAAGGAATATTCGATCGAGCTAGAAAATGATGAGTTAATTATTAAGGATGAAGATGGAGAATTGTATAATTATAAGCCCGAATTTGCTAATAGTCAACGCATCCAAGAAAGTTTATTTCATGAGAAGAAAACTATCATTGAAAATTGCTTATTTGGGGTGGATATTAATATTAATTCTGTCAAAATTTGTCGGTTAAGGTTATGGATTGAGTTGCTAAAAAATGCCTATTATCGTCAAAATGATCCCCCTAAATCCCCCTTAAAAAAGGGGACTTTCAATGACAATATTCCCCCCTTAGAAAAAGGAACTTTCAATAACACTACTCCCCCCTTAAAAAAGGAAACTTTAAATGACACTACTCCCCCCTTATCAAGGGGGGCTGGGGGGGATCAAAATTCCTCGATTACCCTCACCCCCAACCCCTCTCCCACAGGGCGAGGGGAGAATAAAACTCTTGAAACTTTACCAAATATTGATATAAATATTAAGTGTGGAAATTCTTTAATTAGTCGTTTTGATTTGAAATCTGATTTAAAATTAGCACTGAAAAAACATCATTTAACTATTAAAGATTATCAACAGGCAATCAAAACTTATCATAATCCTAAAAACAGGGAAGAAAAGCAGGAAGTTATCAGGTTAATTAAGCAAATAAAAGATAATTTTACTACGGTAATGACGGGAAATGATCCGTTACAACAGGAGTTAAGGAAAAAGGAAAATGAGTTATATAATCTACAAAATCAACTGTCTTTATTACCAGAATCTGCTAAGGAGAAAAAAGCCCGTGAAAAGCAGGAAAAAGACTTAGAAAAACAAGTTAATTTATTAACTCAAGAAATAGGAGATAAGCAAAATAATGTTATCTATCGTCATGGTTTTGAGTGGCGTTTTGAGTTTCCCGAAGTGTTAAATAAAAATGGTGATTTTATCGGTTTTGATATGATTATCGGGAATCCGCCTTATGGAGTTAAATTAAATCAAAATCAACAAGCTATACTCAACGAAATTTATAGTTATGGCACAACAGAAACAGCGATTTTATTTATCAAAAAAGGTTATGATATTTTGAATCAATGGGGGATTCAATCTTATATTATTCCTAAGTCTTTTACTTTTGCCTCTAACTATCAAAACATTAGAGAAGATACCATTAAAGATTTAACAAAAATTGTGGATTGTGGTAAAGTTTGGCAAGATGTAAAGTTAGAAGTTTGTATTTTTCAACTTAATAAAAATAAGGCTAATAATAGCTATGACTCTTTAAAACGTTTTGGAGAAAATATCGAATATTTAACTACTTTAGATAAAAGAATTTTTAAAAAGTTTGGTTTTATTATTAATGGTATTAATGATCAAGAAATTCAAGTGGGATTAAAAATATTAAATAACTGTCAATTTTTAAATGATATTAGCACAAATCAACGGGGTGCGATGTTGCAAAAATTAGTTAGTGAGACAGGAGATAGTGATGTAATTGGTGGTGCAGAAGTGCAAAAATATGGCATTCAAGGCATAAAAGGCAAAATTAATCGTCATCTTGTTAATGATAATAAGGCATTTATTAAGGCTAATTCTATTTTAGTTCAAAATATTATTGCACATATAATGAATCCGATCGATCATATCCAGATTACTGCTTCTATTCCTGAAAATCAAGATTTAATTTTAGTGGATACTATTAATCAAATTGAATTAAAACCAGAGATTAAACCTGAATTTATCTGGGCTTTATTACATTCAAAATTGCTTAACTGGTATGTTTATTTATTTGTCTTTGCTAAGGCTATTCGCACCATGCACTTTGATAATCAAGTAACAGCAAAAATTCCTATTCCTAAAGATATTAATGAGAAAAAACAACAACCATTGATCAAATTAGTAACGGAAATATTAGGGGAAAAAAGAAAAAATCCTCTAGCAGATACCAGTAATTTAGAGAGAGAAATTGATGTATTAGTGTATAAAATCTATGGGTTAACGGAGGAAGAAATTAATATTGTTAGTCAGTCAGTTAATTAG
- a CDS encoding chromophore lyase CpcT/CpeT gives MSNSTDIKALARLMAADFSNQQQAFDNPPFFAHIRVCMRPLPESLLGGVSLFLEQAYDFLPSQPYRLRVFKIYAVDDHLELEHYKLKEETPFYGASRNTEKLKQLSIEHLEKMNGCDMIAEWTGTHFKGYVKPGKACIVVRKGKESYLDNSFEISEEKMISFDRGRDLITDELLWGSVAGPFNFTRVQSFAHEV, from the coding sequence ATGAGTAATTCTACAGATATTAAGGCTTTAGCTAGGTTAATGGCGGCAGATTTTAGTAATCAACAACAAGCCTTTGATAACCCCCCTTTTTTCGCCCATATTCGAGTTTGTATGCGCCCTTTGCCTGAGTCTTTATTAGGAGGAGTAAGTCTATTTTTAGAACAAGCCTACGATTTTTTACCTAGTCAACCTTACCGTTTAAGGGTATTTAAAATTTATGCGGTAGATGATCATTTAGAATTAGAACATTATAAATTAAAAGAAGAAACTCCTTTTTATGGTGCTTCGAGAAATACCGAAAAATTAAAACAACTTTCGATCGAACATTTAGAAAAAATGAACGGTTGTGATATGATTGCCGAATGGACTGGTACTCATTTTAAAGGTTATGTAAAACCGGGAAAAGCCTGTATTGTTGTTAGAAAAGGCAAAGAATCTTATCTTGATAATAGTTTTGAAATTAGTGAAGAAAAAATGATTAGTTTCGATCGAGGTAGAGACTTAATTACGGATGAATTACTTTGGGGTTCGGTGGCTGGACCTTTTAATTTTACCCGTGTACAAAGTTTCGCCCATGAAGTTTAA
- a CDS encoding Calvin cycle protein CP12 produces MSNIQEKIQEEIKEAREVCDINGKGSPECAAAWDAVEELQAEASHQKENEHPKTSLEQYCDDNPDAAECRLYED; encoded by the coding sequence ATGAGTAACATACAAGAGAAAATTCAAGAAGAAATCAAAGAAGCTAGGGAGGTTTGTGACATCAACGGCAAAGGCTCACCTGAATGTGCGGCGGCTTGGGATGCAGTGGAAGAATTACAAGCGGAAGCATCTCACCAAAAAGAAAATGAGCATCCTAAAACTTCTTTAGAGCAATATTGTGATGATAACCCCGATGCGGCAGAATGTCGCCTTTACGAAGACTAA
- a CDS encoding DUF3177 family protein: protein MEETLLKALVWTNYKLFVFLCLIVPLIISIWALKAQIQSIQRLLLIFWRVASLMAIGIYLLIPVWQIGYIAWFLGHIFVVISLWFWVDINDEIRDLPKSPLRLTLRSWRWAMTFYGTISSIAFIPFLRCTFSPDAKVEKLCRVWLEAPWEYKSIFHANSTPGFLGFLGMAGLVMYFIYLFYFLTFRLIKQGRIALEQ, encoded by the coding sequence ATGGAAGAAACGTTATTAAAAGCTCTAGTTTGGACTAATTATAAGTTATTCGTCTTTTTATGCCTAATTGTGCCGTTAATTATCTCTATATGGGCTTTAAAGGCTCAAATTCAATCTATTCAGCGTTTATTACTGATTTTCTGGCGAGTTGCTAGTTTAATGGCAATCGGTATTTATTTATTAATTCCTGTGTGGCAAATTGGTTATATTGCTTGGTTTTTAGGACATATTTTTGTGGTAATTAGTCTTTGGTTTTGGGTGGATATTAATGACGAAATTCGAGATTTACCAAAATCCCCTTTACGGCTAACCCTAAGAAGTTGGCGCTGGGCGATGACTTTTTATGGTACTATCAGCTCGATCGCTTTTATACCTTTTTTACGGTGTACCTTTTCCCCTGATGCTAAAGTAGAAAAACTTTGTCGAGTGTGGCTTGAAGCTCCTTGGGAATATAAAAGTATTTTTCATGCTAACTCCACCCCCGGATTTTTAGGGTTTTTAGGTATGGCAGGTTTAGTTATGTATTTCATTTATCTCTTTTATTTCTTAACCTTTAGACTTATTAAACAAGGTAGAATAGCTCTTGAGCAATAA